One stretch of Parus major isolate Abel unplaced genomic scaffold, Parus_major1.1 Scaffold408, whole genome shotgun sequence DNA includes these proteins:
- the LOC107199021 gene encoding peptidyl-prolyl cis-trans isomerase-like 4, whose product MGTGNRDRHWEPGPALGSRTEIEQRDRPLERVTGDGDGGGRSTEHREPGAALSPGTGSQERHRAPVPGAGPGARGNLPARSTRAPPSRPPRLFRRRREEEPRREGHRDRPREPNRERNRERHRERPRERNRERHRERNRERHREWYRDRPQERHRERHRERHRERPRERNRERNRERYRDHAAAQSGRARSADETPGGLPGPLGGGSGPVALLRAAPGAGDRRQGTVPGGAEGGTELQLVLLRAQQAPALL is encoded by the exons ATGGGTACTGGGAACCGGGACCGGCACTGGGAACCGGGACCGGCACTGGGATCCAGAACTGAGATCGAGCAGCGGGACCGGCCCTTGGAGCGGGTAACGGGAGACGGTGACGGCGGCGGCAGAAGCACCGAGCACCGGGAGCCGGGAGCGGCACTGAGCCCCGGTACCGGGAGCCAGGAGCGGCACCGAGCCCCGGTACCGGGAGCCGGGCCCGGTGCGCGGGGGAACCTCCCCGCACGCAGCACCCGCGCTCCACCGAGCCGCCCGCCCCGGCTCTTCCGGCGGCGCCGGGAGGAGGAGCCGCGCCGGGAAGGTCACCGGGACCGACCCCGGGAGCCGAACCGGGAGCGGAACCGGGAGAGACACCGGGAGCGACCCCGGGAGCGGAAccgggagcggcaccgggagcggAACCGGGAGAGACACCGGGAGTGGTACCGGGACCGACCCCAggagcggcaccgggagcggcaccgggagAGACACCGGGAGCGACCCCGGGAGCGGAACCGGGAGCGGAACCGGGAGCGGTACCGGGACCATGCTGCGGCCCAGAGCGGCCGCGCTCGCAGCGCTGATGAGACCCCCGGGGGGCTGCCGGGACCCCTCGGGGGGGGCTCCGGTCCCGTCGCTCTGCTCCGCGCCGCCCCCGGAGCCGGTGATCGCCGCCAAGGAACCGTTCCCGGTGGAGCTGAAGGCGGGACAGAACTACAGCTGGTGCTCCTGCGGGCACAGCAAGCGCCAG CCCTTTTGTGA